TGTCGAGTTTAAAAAGCCAACTCACGCTGCCTACTACATGGCCGATCCTAAGGCAAAGCGCGGAGTGGAAAATCAGCCGACAAATCAACCACCCAAAAGCCCCGTTCCAGCAACTACTGCAACAGATCCGGTTGCTCGCACGCCACAAGCAACGCCAGAACCCTCATCGAAGCGGTTTGAAGCAGAGCGTCAACCTCCCGCAGTGAATTCGACGAAGGCACCTGAACGAGTGGTGTTGCCATCCAGCTCCTCCTCGTCGGAAGCGGAAGATGACTACTCTGTCAAAAGCGCTACCCGCGGCCAAGAAGCTGGGAATTCTTTCGATAGAGAGTCTCTGCCTGTTACCGACAAGGGGATCGAATCGGCAGGTGATGATGAAGTCGATATGCCGGCCAAATTCGGCGATGAAACAAGAGATTTTCAAGACGAAGATCTTCAAGAGGCCCTCGAAAGATCCATCCTCGATCAGGCTGTGGCAAGCCACAGGGCGACAAGGGAGAGGATCAAGGACAACCTCCTTACACAACTCTGGGCTAAAGAGGAAAATCTCCTCTGCAAAATAAACGCCTTAGCACATGAGCTCTCCGCTGTCGAAGCGAAGATACGCAGAGACAGCAGCTCGAACCTGCTCAAGGCCAAAAAGCAGCAAATCGAGCATCTGCTTAGCAAACTGTGGGATGAGTACTTCTCAAACAAAAAAACTATCCAGCAAGTTAGCCGATAATTCAGATTCAGTCCGGCATGGGGCTTTTGCTTCAATCGATTGCAAAAGCCTCTATTTCTAACAAGGGCTGCACATAAGAGGCTCCTGCCTTAAAGCATTCACTGAAAACAGGCTGCACGAGCTGTATCTCAAAACTTGTTTTTTAAGACGTTTGGCCACCAAGCTGCCATGCCTTAGATTCCTAAATCAGCTGTGGTCAATCCAATCCTCCCCTAGACTTAAAACTCTCCCTTTGGCTGTACAATTTAACGAAAATGGTGCACTATTATCCCTTAGGCTTGCGCAAAATGCTTGCCAATCAATTAAAAAATTAATTTCGCTTTTGATATTTTAAGACGAGGAGAGGCTCATGAACTCACTACTAGAAAACTATCTCACCAAGACACCTAAAGAAAGCCGCTCCAAAGCCGCAATCGCCTATCTTGCCTCTTTAGACCACATCGGCACCTCCTCGCCGGAAATTCAGCAGAGCATCATCAAGGAAATCCAAGACCAGAGGACCTACCTAAAACTCATCGCATCGGAAAACTACTCCTCATACGCGGTTCAGCTGGCCATGGGCAACTTGCTGACAGATAAATATGCTGAAGGCTATCCCGATCACCGCTTCTATGCCGGATGCGACAACGTCGACGCCGTTGAAAAATTGGCGGCAGAAGAACTGGCCAGGCTGTTTGGCGCCGAATACGCCTACGTGCAGCCGCACTCGGGAGCAGACGCCAACCTGATCGCATTCTGGGCAATCCTCTTAACCAGAGTCCAAAACAAGGAAGTTGAGCGTCTCGGCAAAAAGAGCATCGACGAGTTCACGAGCGAAGAGTACGAAGCGCTAAGGCAGCTGCTTTGCAACCAAAAAGTGATGGGCATGGCCCTCTCCTCCGGAGGCCACCTGACGCACGGCTACCGCCACAACGTCTCGTCCCGGATGATGAAGGCTGTCCACTACGAAGTCAATCCCGAGACAGGCCTACTCGACTATGACGCTCTCGAAAAACAGGTGCTGGAAGAAAAACCGCTGATCCTGCTGGCCGGCTACTCCTCGTATCCTCGAAAAATCAACTTTGAAAGGATGCGCTCGATTGCCGACAAAGCTTCGGCGACACTGATGGTGGATATGGCACACTTCTCCGGTCTTGTCGCCGGAAAAGTTTTCACTGGCCCTTACAACCCAGTCCCTTATGCAGACATCGTCACATCCACGACGCATAAAACGCTGAGAGGCCCTCGCGGCGGCTTCATCCTGGCCAAAGAAGCCTTCAAAGACGCCGTCAACAAAGGCTGCCCTCTTGTGATGGGAGGCCCGCTTCCACACGTCATGGCCGCCAAAGCTATCGCGTTTAAAGAAGCGAATACTCAGCAATTTAGAGATTACGCAGCCCAGATTGTCTCCAATGCGGACGCTCTCGCGAAGGAGCTGATCAAAAACGGCATCGACATCGTCACAGGCGGAACAGAAAACCACCTGCTGATCATCGATCTAAGAAAAATGGGAATCAACGGACGGCAGGCCGAAAAAGCTCTGCGTGAGTGCCATATGACTGTTAACAGAAACGCGGTTCCGAACGACCCGAACGGACCTTGGTACACATCCGGCATCCGCATCGGCACTCCGGCGCTCACGACGCTAGGCATGGGCGAAGAGGAAATGAAAGCCATCGCCAAGATCATCGCCGATGTCCTTAAAAACACAAAGCCCGAGACGCTCAAAACAGGCGGAATAAGCAAGGCGCAAGCAGTTGTCGCCCCGCAAGTTCAGGCGAGAGTGCAAGAAGAGATCAAGGAACTGCTGGCTAAGCACCCGCTCTATCCGGAACTTGTGATCGAAGAGGCAGTATCTGTCGCAGTTTGATTTGCCTACAATGAATCACTTTCGTTAGGATCAATTTAAAAAAGACTCAATTAGACCGGAGAGAATCCCATGGCAAAATCACAATTAGAAAAAGAAAATACCCCGTTCCTTCAGCTGGACGATAAGATCGACAACGAAATCCTTTCCAGAAGAAGAGTGTTTCTCTGCAGAGATGTTTCCAGCGAAAGCGCATACGAAACCATCCGCAAACTCTGGTTTTTAGACTTCAACGAACCGGGAAAACCGATCCTGATGGTAATCAACAGCCCAGGTGGATCCGTCGACGCGGGCTTTGCCATCTGGGATCAAGTCAAGATGCTCTCTTCCCCTGTCTACACCTTGGTGACAGGCCTGGCAGCCTCCATGGGATCGATCTTAAGTCTCTGCGCTTCTCCTAAAAAGCGTTTCGCCACACCCAACAGCCGCATCATGATCCACCAGCCCCTGATCAGCGGTGTGTTGCAAGGGCAGGCAACTGACCTTGATATCCAGGCCAGAGAAATGATCAAAACCAGAAGCGCTCTCGTTAACATCTACGTCGAAGCGACAGGCAAGTCGGCGGATGAAATCGAAAAAGCGATCGACAGAGACACTTGGATGACAGCGGAAGAGGCTAAAGAGTTCGGACTGCTGGATCATATCGTCTCCAACATGTCGCAACTGGAAAAGCACTTTAAAAGCTAACTTGCATGAGAAGCGCTTTGGAAAGTGCAAAAATTGCGTTCGTTAAATACTCGGGCTGCGGCAACGATTTTATCATCGTAGAGTCGCCGCCTTGTTCTATGAATATTGGCCAATTCGCAGCCGCCCTGTGCTCAAGAAAGCAGGGCATAGGCGCCGATGGCCTCATCGTACTCTCTCCTGCTGTACAAGGCGATTTCAAAATCGCCTTTTTCAATGCCGACGGCTCGGAAGCTGAAATGTGCGGCAACGGCGCCCGTGCGGCAGTTCACTACTTCCACGCCAAAAACCCTATCAAATACTCCTACACCTTCGAGACAAAAGAGCGCCTCCTGCAGGCGGAGATTCATGAAAACGCCGTTGCGATTTCCATGGGAGATGTGCTGGCGATTGAACTGAAAAAAGAGTTGATGATCGATAAGGCAAAGCTCCCCTTAGTTTCGATGAACACCGGAGTGCCCCACGCCCTTCTCTTCACGAATGATCTGGAAACAATCGACATCGAAGCTATTGGTAAAAAGGTGAGGCACCACCCTCGATTCGCTCCTGCCGGCACCAACTTCAGTGCGGTGAAAATGACTGAAGAAGAGGTGCTGATCCGCACCTACGAAAGAGGGGTGGAAG
The sequence above is drawn from the Estrella lausannensis genome and encodes:
- a CDS encoding glycine hydroxymethyltransferase translates to MNSLLENYLTKTPKESRSKAAIAYLASLDHIGTSSPEIQQSIIKEIQDQRTYLKLIASENYSSYAVQLAMGNLLTDKYAEGYPDHRFYAGCDNVDAVEKLAAEELARLFGAEYAYVQPHSGADANLIAFWAILLTRVQNKEVERLGKKSIDEFTSEEYEALRQLLCNQKVMGMALSSGGHLTHGYRHNVSSRMMKAVHYEVNPETGLLDYDALEKQVLEEKPLILLAGYSSYPRKINFERMRSIADKASATLMVDMAHFSGLVAGKVFTGPYNPVPYADIVTSTTHKTLRGPRGGFILAKEAFKDAVNKGCPLVMGGPLPHVMAAKAIAFKEANTQQFRDYAAQIVSNADALAKELIKNGIDIVTGGTENHLLIIDLRKMGINGRQAEKALRECHMTVNRNAVPNDPNGPWYTSGIRIGTPALTTLGMGEEEMKAIAKIIADVLKNTKPETLKTGGISKAQAVVAPQVQARVQEEIKELLAKHPLYPELVIEEAVSVAV
- the dapF gene encoding diaminopimelate epimerase translates to MRSALESAKIAFVKYSGCGNDFIIVESPPCSMNIGQFAAALCSRKQGIGADGLIVLSPAVQGDFKIAFFNADGSEAEMCGNGARAAVHYFHAKNPIKYSYTFETKERLLQAEIHENAVAISMGDVLAIELKKELMIDKAKLPLVSMNTGVPHALLFTNDLETIDIEAIGKKVRHHPRFAPAGTNFSAVKMTEEEVLIRTYERGVEAETLACGTGATAAAIAAALLFSAAPPVKVKVRSGDTLTIDFSLEAGKPSGVKLSGPCHEVFRGEIALQDIRRFQK
- a CDS encoding ATP-dependent Clp protease proteolytic subunit, whose translation is MAKSQLEKENTPFLQLDDKIDNEILSRRRVFLCRDVSSESAYETIRKLWFLDFNEPGKPILMVINSPGGSVDAGFAIWDQVKMLSSPVYTLVTGLAASMGSILSLCASPKKRFATPNSRIMIHQPLISGVLQGQATDLDIQAREMIKTRSALVNIYVEATGKSADEIEKAIDRDTWMTAEEAKEFGLLDHIVSNMSQLEKHFKS